GATGGACTGGTACTTCAACGTGGACCTGGACTACGACCCCGTCTATCACCTGATGAGCCCCGAGAAGGGCGAAGTAGTATATGCATTCCCCTTCACGTTCGACTGGGAGGACCAACAGATACCCAACCTGGAATCCTACACCCTCTGGTGGGGGACAGACCCGGACTTCATCACCTATAACGAAATTACGGACATTGACAAGTCGGAGTATACGATATCCGGCGGCATCGAGGACGGGGCGCGCGTCTACTGGCGGGTGAAATCGCTCGACGACGGGGGCGGGGAGTATTGGGCCGAGGAGCTGGACTGGTACTTCGACATTGACCTGGGCGGCGGGGTGGACCTCGCCGACTTCGGCGCGGGCGCGACCGACGAGGGCGTTCTCGTAAACTGGCGCCTCTCGGGCGAGGAACCGGCAGGTCTGCGCGTCCTGCGGGGCGCCGGCGAGCCGGAGATGATTTCCGGCAATCTGCCCGGCGATTCATCCAGATACCTCGACCGGGGCGTGGAACCCGGCGGGAGTTACGCCTACTGGCTGGAGGTCATTGACGCGGAAGGCGTGGTCAGCCGCTTCGGCCCCACGGAGGCGGTCTCGGTTCCCGGGGAGACGTTTACTCTCGTCCTCTACGCCGCCTATCCGAGCCCGTCGCGGGATGCCGTCAACTTCGTCTACTCCCTGCCCGACGACGGCCACGCAGTGCTGTCGGTTTACGATTTATCGGGTCGGAGGATTGCGACGCCGGTTGACTCGGAGCTGACCGCCGGGCGTCACGAAGTTTCCTGGTCCTGCGCGGAAATTCCCTCCGGCGTCTACCTCTACCGCCTGGAAACGAGCGCGGGGTCGCTGACGCAGCGGCTGGTCGTCAGCCGGTAGCGGCCTCCCGTCTCGAATCCCACCCGCGCCCTCCGGTACGAGGAGAGCGTAAAAAGACCTTAAATCGAAGACGGGGTTGTTCCCCGCTTTTTTTCTGGGAAGCACAGACCCTTATTTTCCAACGGTTCACCGAATATCTTCTTTTCGGCGTTTTTAAAGGTGACCAGGCGGGTTGACACGGTTACGATTTGGGGTTACATTGACG
This region of bacterium genomic DNA includes:
- a CDS encoding T9SS type A sorting domain-containing protein — protein: MDWYFNVDLDYDPVYHLMSPEKGEVVYAFPFTFDWEDQQIPNLESYTLWWGTDPDFITYNEITDIDKSEYTISGGIEDGARVYWRVKSLDDGGGEYWAEELDWYFDIDLGGGVDLADFGAGATDEGVLVNWRLSGEEPAGLRVLRGAGEPEMISGNLPGDSSRYLDRGVEPGGSYAYWLEVIDAEGVVSRFGPTEAVSVPGETFTLVLYAAYPSPSRDAVNFVYSLPDDGHAVLSVYDLSGRRIATPVDSELTAGRHEVSWSCAEIPSGVYLYRLETSAGSLTQRLVVSR